Proteins from one Romboutsia sp. CE17 genomic window:
- a CDS encoding FadR/GntR family transcriptional regulator — translation MFNNITSKKVYEQVIEQIQEKIFYGEFKNGDKLPSERELSEQMGVSRTSIREALRVLETMGVVESRQGEGNFICSNVNKSLIEPLSLIFKLNNGSWEDVIELRQALELETVKFASKRVTKEEADEMKFIINKMEEEINNQNRNEILVNLDQKFHNKIASISKNYLIECLFLTSSNLFEEFIDDARRKIVNKYSDERVLLNQHKEIYNAIISNDSNLAYKKMEEHMNLIKENYKEK, via the coding sequence ATGTTTAATAATATAACTAGTAAAAAGGTATATGAACAAGTAATAGAGCAAATACAAGAAAAAATATTTTATGGAGAATTTAAAAATGGAGATAAACTTCCATCAGAGAGAGAATTATCAGAGCAAATGGGAGTTAGCAGAACATCTATAAGAGAAGCTCTTAGAGTGTTAGAAACTATGGGAGTTGTAGAAAGTAGACAAGGTGAAGGAAATTTTATATGTTCTAATGTAAATAAATCATTAATAGAACCACTATCTTTAATATTTAAACTTAATAATGGAAGTTGGGAAGACGTTATAGAGCTAAGGCAAGCATTAGAACTTGAAACAGTAAAGTTTGCAAGTAAAAGAGTAACAAAAGAAGAAGCAGATGAAATGAAATTTATAATAAATAAAATGGAAGAAGAAATTAATAATCAAAATAGAAATGAAATTCTTGTAAATTTAGATCAAAAATTTCACAATAAAATAGCTTCAATAAGTAAAAATTATTTAATTGAATGTCTTTTTTTAACATCTTCAAATTTATTTGAAGAGTTTATTGATGATGCAAGGAGAAAAATAGTTAATAAATATTCAGACGAAAGAGTATTATTAAATCAGCATAAAGAGATATATAATGCTATAATAAGCAATGACTCTAATCTGGCATATAAAAAAATGGAAGAGCATATGAATTTAATAAAAGAAAACTATAAAGAAAAATAA
- the ylbJ gene encoding sporulation integral membrane protein YlbJ: protein MKKNQIIIFFFPIVIVLFLVVGIIIFPQESIKSAKEGLNIWVNVLIPSLLPFIIGANLIVELKIVDLIGVIINPITKFVFNVSGKSALVFVISTVSGYPVGAKLAYDLRDKGQISSSEAQRLVSFCSTSGPLFIIGAVAVGMFNNPSLGYLMILCHYLGSISVGILFRNYGKEKLSKSNINIRTNFKNIISTRYSSNIGFFVMFGNAVVNGVNTLLAVGGFVIVFSVVFKVLSLFNIISLLATILSIPLSLFGVTKELCYAFIGGLFEITIGCSNISQVASASLSIKASLSSFLIGFSGLSILAQCCNFLAKTDIKTNLYILSKLLHGLFAAIFTFLLYPICETTALVSSFGPTYNTLYNNKLLEFYLNNTSLIIPLLFLVYLIFKFVIPNTKISKNAF from the coding sequence ATGAAAAAAAATCAAATAATTATATTTTTCTTTCCTATTGTAATAGTTCTATTCTTAGTTGTTGGTATTATAATATTTCCTCAAGAATCTATAAAATCAGCAAAAGAAGGTCTCAATATTTGGGTAAATGTTCTAATCCCATCTTTGTTACCATTTATAATTGGTGCTAATTTAATAGTGGAATTAAAAATAGTAGATTTAATTGGCGTGATAATAAACCCTATAACAAAATTCGTATTTAATGTTTCAGGAAAAAGTGCTTTAGTTTTTGTTATATCTACTGTATCAGGATATCCTGTAGGTGCAAAGCTCGCTTATGATCTTAGAGACAAAGGACAAATATCTTCCTCTGAAGCTCAAAGGTTAGTTTCTTTCTGTTCAACATCTGGACCCTTATTTATTATAGGTGCAGTTGCTGTTGGTATGTTTAACAATCCATCTTTAGGGTACTTAATGATACTTTGTCACTATCTTGGTTCAATAAGTGTTGGAATTTTATTTAGAAATTATGGTAAAGAAAAGCTTAGTAAATCTAATATTAATATTAGGACAAATTTTAAAAATATTATTAGTACAAGATATTCTAGTAATATAGGATTTTTCGTCATGTTTGGAAATGCTGTTGTTAATGGAGTTAATACTTTGTTGGCTGTAGGTGGATTTGTTATTGTATTTTCTGTAGTTTTTAAAGTCCTTTCATTATTTAATATAATATCACTCCTAGCAACTATTTTAAGTATTCCACTTTCATTATTTGGAGTAACAAAGGAACTATGTTATGCTTTTATCGGTGGATTGTTTGAAATTACAATAGGATGTAGTAATATATCTCAAGTAGCTTCTGCATCTTTATCTATAAAAGCTTCTTTATCTAGCTTTTTAATAGGTTTTAGTGGACTATCTATTCTTGCACAATGTTGTAATTTTTTAGCTAAAACAGATATTAAAACTAATTTATACATACTAAGCAAGCTTTTGCACGGATTATTTGCAGCTATTTTCACATTTTTACTTTATCCTATATGCGAAACTACAGCCTTAGTTTCTAGCTTCGGTCCAACTTATAATACTTTATATAATAATAAACTTTTAGAATTCTATTTAAATAATACAAGCCTAATAATACCGTTATTATTCCTTGTATATCTTATATTTAAATTTGTAATACCTAACACTAAGATTTCTAAAAATGCTTTTTAG
- the coaD gene encoding pantetheine-phosphate adenylyltransferase, whose product MSKKIRKAMFAGSFDPITNGHLDIICRASKLFDELQIGVLFNPNKKGLFTFEERVNLIKSCTGHLDNIKIVSFDGLLVNYCEDNGIDTLVRGVRSGADVEYELQMAHMNRELNPNIETIILPTTTKYSFISSSLIKEVLMFDADVKNLVPKVVLDELKRKNNGGK is encoded by the coding sequence ATGAGCAAGAAGATTAGAAAAGCTATGTTTGCAGGTAGTTTTGATCCTATAACAAATGGACACTTAGATATAATTTGTAGAGCATCAAAATTATTTGATGAGTTACAAATTGGTGTACTATTTAATCCGAATAAAAAAGGTCTTTTTACATTTGAAGAAAGAGTTAATTTAATAAAATCATGTACAGGGCATTTAGATAATATTAAAATTGTAAGCTTTGATGGATTACTAGTTAATTATTGTGAAGATAATGGGATAGACACTTTAGTGAGAGGTGTAAGAAGTGGAGCTGATGTGGAATATGAATTACAGATGGCTCATATGAATAGAGAGCTAAATCCAAATATAGAGACAATTATATTACCTACAACTACTAAGTATTCTTTTATTAGTTCTTCGCTAATAAAAGAAGTTCTAATGTTTGATGCAGATGTAAAAAACTTAGTACCAAAAGTAGTACTAGATGAGCTAAAGAGAAAAAATAATGGGGGGAAATAA
- the rsmD gene encoding 16S rRNA (guanine(966)-N(2))-methyltransferase RsmD: MRVISGKARGLKLDSPKNQDVRPTTDRVKESLFNIINPYIRESNILDLFAGTGSLGIECLSRGAKNCVFVDKSKDSINIIKSNVKKARVENESTILNVDFKDAVKRLSSQNQKFDVIFMDPPYYENMFIECLKIIDELNLLYEDGIIVVEHDTKDLFDESIGNLVKSRDKKYGNTTLTFYKLEAQNEQED, from the coding sequence TTGAGAGTTATATCAGGAAAGGCAAGAGGACTAAAGTTAGATAGTCCTAAAAATCAAGATGTGAGACCTACAACAGATAGGGTTAAAGAATCGCTATTTAATATAATAAATCCTTATATAAGAGAAAGTAATATACTAGATTTATTTGCAGGAACGGGATCTCTAGGGATAGAGTGCTTATCTAGAGGAGCTAAAAATTGTGTTTTTGTAGATAAAAGTAAAGATAGCATAAATATAATAAAATCGAATGTTAAAAAAGCTAGAGTAGAGAATGAGAGTACTATTTTAAATGTTGATTTTAAAGATGCTGTTAAAAGATTATCAAGTCAAAATCAAAAATTTGATGTAATCTTTATGGATCCACCATATTATGAAAATATGTTTATAGAATGTTTAAAGATTATAGATGAGTTAAATTTATTATACGAAGATGGAATAATAGTTGTAGAGCATGATACAAAGGACTTATTTGACGAAAGTATAGGAAATCTAGTGAAATCTAGAGATAAGAAGTATGGAAATACGACACTGACATTTTATAAGTTGGAGGCACAAAATGAGCAAGAAGATTAG
- the recG gene encoding ATP-dependent DNA helicase RecG: MSDLKMDIQYVKGIGPKRAYKLNKLGIFTLKDLLYYFPRQYEDRNNLKKIAQLQNEDKATIKAVILGITNSNPKKGMTLTKVDIKDETGYAKLVFFNQPYISNAFKSGDTILVFGKVKKEFKNIELSSCEIEHLSNAPKNTCKIMPIYPLTFGVTNKEIMSIIKSVLSNKELVIKEYLPKTIIDKYKLCSIDYAIKNIHAPSSKENFKIALYRIIFEEFLILQLGLFMFKNGVTEVEGIKFEENDKLKDIIDSLPFKLTKAQNRALNEIIEDMQSSKVMNRLVQGDVGSGKTVVALLALANCVLNGYQGALMAPTEILAEQHYISLTETLKEFGMNVELLVGSLTKKQKEKVLDRVKNKEIDILIGTHALIEDKVEFNNLGIVITDEQHRFGVRQRGKLSDKGNNPDVLVMTATPIPRTLALILYGDLDISIIDELPPGRQPIDTIAVSKDKRDRAYNNLVRAEVEKGRQVYIVCPLVEESESIEAKAAVELVEELKQEYFSDLKVGLLHGKMKATEKDNIMKSFKNKELDILVSTTVIEVGVNVPNATLMIIENAERFGLAQLHQLRGRVGRGKHKSYCILIYASKSEVCRQRMSIMEETNDGFKISEKDLEIRGPGEFFGTRQHGLPELKIANIFKHMKILKIAQQEARYIIGEDSKLQNSKNKLLKNEIIDKFEYAAREISLN, encoded by the coding sequence ATGAGTGACTTAAAAATGGATATACAATACGTAAAAGGAATTGGTCCTAAAAGGGCATATAAATTAAATAAGCTAGGAATATTTACACTTAAGGATTTACTTTATTATTTTCCTAGACAATATGAAGATAGAAATAATTTAAAGAAGATAGCTCAGTTACAAAATGAAGATAAAGCAACGATAAAGGCAGTGATATTAGGTATTACTAATAGTAATCCAAAAAAAGGTATGACCTTAACTAAGGTAGATATAAAAGATGAAACGGGATATGCAAAGTTAGTTTTTTTTAATCAACCATATATAAGTAATGCATTTAAAAGTGGAGATACTATACTTGTATTTGGAAAAGTAAAAAAAGAATTTAAAAATATAGAGCTAAGTTCTTGTGAGATAGAGCATCTTAGCAACGCACCTAAAAATACTTGTAAAATAATGCCTATATATCCCCTTACATTTGGGGTGACTAATAAGGAAATTATGAGTATAATAAAGTCTGTATTATCTAATAAAGAATTAGTCATAAAAGAGTATTTACCAAAGACAATAATTGATAAGTACAAATTATGTAGTATAGATTATGCTATAAAAAATATTCATGCACCAAGTAGTAAAGAAAATTTTAAAATAGCTTTATATAGAATTATTTTTGAGGAATTTTTAATTCTTCAACTAGGTTTATTCATGTTTAAAAATGGAGTTACAGAAGTTGAAGGAATAAAATTTGAAGAAAATGATAAGTTAAAAGATATAATAGACTCTTTGCCATTTAAACTAACAAAAGCTCAAAATAGAGCTTTAAATGAAATTATAGAAGATATGCAGTCTTCTAAAGTTATGAATAGACTTGTTCAAGGTGATGTTGGTTCTGGTAAAACAGTAGTGGCATTACTTGCATTAGCAAATTGTGTTCTAAATGGCTATCAAGGCGCTTTAATGGCTCCTACAGAGATTTTAGCAGAGCAGCATTATATTTCATTAACTGAAACCTTAAAAGAGTTTGGGATGAATGTAGAGCTTCTTGTAGGAAGTCTTACTAAGAAACAAAAAGAAAAAGTTTTAGATAGAGTAAAAAATAAAGAAATTGATATATTAATTGGTACTCATGCCTTAATTGAAGATAAGGTTGAGTTTAATAATTTAGGTATAGTAATAACTGATGAACAACATCGATTTGGCGTTAGACAAAGAGGAAAACTTTCTGATAAGGGTAATAATCCTGATGTATTAGTTATGACAGCTACACCAATACCAAGAACTTTAGCTCTTATATTATATGGAGATTTAGATATATCTATTATAGATGAACTTCCTCCAGGAAGACAGCCTATTGATACTATAGCTGTAAGCAAGGATAAAAGAGATAGAGCTTATAATAACTTAGTTAGAGCTGAAGTTGAAAAAGGTAGACAAGTTTATATAGTATGTCCTTTGGTAGAAGAAAGTGAATCTATTGAAGCAAAAGCCGCAGTAGAATTAGTAGAAGAACTTAAACAAGAATACTTTTCAGATCTTAAGGTTGGGCTTTTACATGGAAAAATGAAGGCAACTGAAAAAGATAATATTATGAAAAGTTTTAAAAATAAAGAGTTAGATATACTCGTTTCAACTACTGTTATAGAGGTTGGAGTTAATGTACCAAATGCTACATTGATGATAATTGAAAATGCAGAACGGTTTGGTCTGGCCCAACTTCATCAGCTTAGAGGTCGTGTAGGTAGAGGAAAACACAAATCATACTGTATATTAATATATGCATCGAAATCAGAGGTTTGTAGACAAAGAATGTCTATTATGGAAGAGACTAATGATGGATTTAAAATATCAGAAAAGGACTTAGAAATAAGAGGTCCTGGAGAATTCTTTGGTACGAGACAACATGGACTTCCTGAGCTAAAAATAGCTAATATATTTAAACATATGAAAATATTAAAAATAGCTCAACAAGAAGCTCGTTACATTATAGGAGAAGACTCAAAATTACAAAATTCTAAAAATAAATTGTTGAAAAATGAGATAATTGATAAATTTGAGTATGCAGCAAGAGAAATTTCGCTAAACTAA
- a CDS encoding DAK2 domain-containing protein: MIQYIDGKKLRDLFVSGANNLQNHKELVDKLNVFPVPDGDTGTNMSLTISYAIKELAKVDNNEITNIGKAISRGSLMGARGNSGVILSQIIRGIAKSVEGKDQLSTLDFAEALKNGSDTAYKAVIKPIEGTILTVIRESSEAALKIAKKENDFIAFLELVIKEANESLNRTPELLKALKEAGVVDSGGKGLLLVYEGMLECLKGNTIGTNNSSSAPLKEVKLQSGVSTEDIKFLYCTEFILESDKVSDTQIRDMMLKYGDSLAVVGDEGIIKVHVHTNDPGLVLQDALACGELLTIKIENMKLQHENTLVEDDESESTQEEKEYGFIATSMGDGLAKIFKDFGVDHIIEGGQTMNPSTEDFMKAIEGINAKNIFIFPNNSNIIMAANQAKELSEKNIVVIPTKNTPQGFTALVSFNGDATVEENEAAMMESLSLVKSGQVTYAVRDTVMNDVEVKEGNIIAIAEGKLQAAGEGVDEITTKLIDNLVDEDSAIITLFYGEDVSEEQANNLRDELEEKFEDIDVELYYGGQPLYYYLISVE, encoded by the coding sequence ATGATTCAATATATAGACGGAAAAAAACTAAGAGATTTGTTTGTTTCAGGTGCAAACAATCTTCAAAATCACAAAGAGTTAGTTGATAAATTGAATGTATTCCCAGTGCCAGATGGAGATACAGGGACAAACATGTCATTAACTATTTCTTATGCGATTAAAGAATTGGCTAAAGTAGATAATAATGAAATAACTAATATAGGTAAGGCAATATCTAGAGGGTCTCTTATGGGAGCAAGAGGTAACTCAGGAGTTATCTTATCTCAAATTATAAGAGGTATAGCTAAGTCAGTAGAAGGCAAAGATCAACTAAGTACATTAGACTTTGCAGAAGCATTAAAAAATGGTTCTGATACTGCATATAAAGCAGTTATAAAACCAATAGAAGGAACTATACTAACTGTAATAAGAGAAAGTAGTGAAGCAGCTTTAAAAATAGCTAAAAAAGAAAATGATTTTATAGCATTTTTAGAGTTAGTTATAAAAGAAGCAAATGAATCATTAAATAGAACACCAGAATTATTAAAAGCTTTAAAAGAAGCAGGAGTTGTAGATTCAGGCGGTAAAGGATTACTTCTTGTATATGAAGGTATGTTAGAATGCTTAAAAGGAAATACAATAGGGACTAATAATTCAAGTTCAGCACCATTAAAAGAAGTTAAATTACAAAGTGGTGTATCTACAGAAGATATAAAATTCTTATACTGTACTGAATTTATATTAGAAAGTGATAAAGTAAGCGACACTCAAATAAGAGATATGATGCTTAAATATGGAGATAGCTTAGCTGTAGTTGGAGATGAAGGAATAATAAAAGTACACGTTCATACTAATGATCCAGGACTTGTATTACAAGATGCATTAGCTTGTGGTGAACTTTTAACTATAAAAATAGAAAATATGAAGCTTCAACATGAAAATACATTAGTAGAAGATGATGAGTCTGAATCTACTCAAGAAGAAAAGGAATATGGATTTATAGCAACTTCTATGGGTGATGGTTTAGCTAAAATATTTAAAGATTTTGGAGTTGATCACATAATAGAAGGTGGTCAAACTATGAACCCAAGTACAGAAGACTTTATGAAAGCTATTGAAGGTATAAATGCAAAAAATATATTTATATTCCCTAACAATAGCAATATAATAATGGCTGCTAATCAAGCTAAAGAGTTAAGTGAGAAGAATATAGTAGTTATACCTACTAAAAATACTCCTCAAGGATTTACAGCTTTAGTAAGTTTTAATGGTGATGCAACTGTTGAAGAAAATGAAGCAGCAATGATGGAGTCTTTAAGCTTAGTTAAGTCAGGTCAAGTAACATATGCTGTAAGAGATACAGTGATGAATGATGTTGAAGTTAAAGAAGGAAACATAATAGCTATAGCAGAAGGTAAATTACAAGCAGCTGGTGAAGGTGTTGATGAAATAACTACTAAACTTATAGATAATTTAGTAGATGAAGATAGTGCAATAATAACTTTATTCTATGGAGAAGATGTGAGTGAAGAACAAGCAAACAACCTTCGTGATGAATTAGAAGAAAAGTTTGAGGATATAGATGTAGAGTTATACTATGGAGGACAACCTCTTTATTATTACTTAATTTCAGTTGAATAA
- a CDS encoding Asp23/Gls24 family envelope stress response protein, protein MSARLNNEFGYVEIDKQVIAQIVYRAAMESYGLVGLGYKSKGIVELLKGENATKGVKVEELEDNTIAIELYVIIQYGTNISTVANNIIDRVKYTVEKMTAIKVSKIDINVQGIRVK, encoded by the coding sequence ATGAGTGCAAGATTAAATAATGAATTTGGATATGTAGAAATAGATAAACAAGTGATAGCTCAAATCGTGTATAGAGCAGCAATGGAAAGTTACGGACTAGTAGGTTTAGGATATAAATCTAAGGGTATAGTAGAACTATTAAAAGGTGAAAATGCTACTAAAGGTGTAAAAGTAGAAGAATTAGAAGACAATACCATAGCAATAGAACTTTATGTTATAATACAGTACGGAACAAATATATCTACAGTTGCAAACAATATAATAGATAGAGTAAAATATACAGTTGAGAAGATGACGGCTATAAAAGTAAGTAAAATAGACATTAATGTTCAAGGAATTAGAGTTAAGTAA
- the rpmB gene encoding 50S ribosomal protein L28 has product MAKVCSVCGKGKVSGNQVSHSNRHSRRTWSANLRSVRAIIDGTPKRVKVCTRCLRSGKVERA; this is encoded by the coding sequence ATGGCTAAAGTATGTAGCGTATGTGGTAAAGGGAAAGTTTCAGGAAACCAAGTATCACACTCAAATAGACACAGCAGAAGAACTTGGTCTGCTAACTTAAGAAGCGTTAGAGCTATAATAGATGGAACTCCTAAGAGAGTTAAAGTTTGTACTAGATGTTTACGTTCTGGTAAAGTTGAAAGAGCTTAA
- a CDS encoding 2-oxoglutarate translocator: protein MRNQSKGLLGIICIATGAAVIMSMILPSWIFSTLTALVLIVCGVILFLY from the coding sequence ATGAGAAATCAATCGAAAGGGCTGTTAGGAATAATATGTATTGCTACGGGAGCAGCAGTGATTATGTCTATGATACTCCCAAGTTGGATTTTTTCTACACTCACAGCATTGGTTCTTATAGTGTGTGGAGTTATATTATTCTTATATTAG
- a CDS encoding thiamine diphosphokinase has product MKVCIILNGEVKDYNIIKKIINKEKYDFIICADGGANHAYNMDIIPDYIIGDLDSASESVINYYKEKNVSFEKFPSKKDETDMEICIYLAEKLNAKRIDLIAAMGGRIDHTIANINLLYYIREKNIFPKIISEKEEIQLAINEKLVLKGNKGDIISVIPTKGDANGVTLENLEYPLEEYNMKYSMPLGISNVMLGKLCSVSVKEGALLVIRNIN; this is encoded by the coding sequence ATGAAGGTATGCATTATACTTAATGGAGAAGTTAAAGACTATAATATAATTAAAAAAATTATAAATAAGGAAAAATATGATTTTATTATTTGTGCAGATGGAGGAGCTAATCATGCATATAATATGGACATAATTCCTGATTATATAATAGGCGATTTGGATTCTGCAAGTGAAAGTGTAATAAATTATTATAAAGAAAAAAATGTTAGCTTTGAAAAATTTCCTTCTAAGAAAGATGAAACAGATATGGAAATTTGTATTTATTTAGCAGAGAAGTTAAATGCAAAAAGAATAGATTTAATAGCTGCTATGGGTGGAAGAATTGACCATACTATTGCAAATATAAACTTATTATATTACATAAGAGAAAAGAATATTTTTCCAAAAATTATTTCTGAAAAAGAAGAGATACAATTAGCTATAAATGAAAAGCTTGTACTTAAAGGAAATAAGGGTGATATAATATCTGTTATACCTACAAAAGGAGACGCTAATGGGGTTACATTAGAAAATTTAGAGTATCCACTAGAAGAATATAATATGAAATATTCAATGCCTTTAGGTATTTCAAATGTTATGCTAGGTAAACTTTGTTCTGTAAGTGTAAAAGAAGGTGCTTTACTAGTAATAAGAAATATAAATTAA
- the rpe gene encoding ribulose-phosphate 3-epimerase, giving the protein MIKLAPSILSADFARLLEDVKKVESAGCEYLHIDVMDGHFVPNITLGPGIVKSLRKDVNMVFDAHLMIENPDNYIKEFVEAGCDIIVVHQEACKHLHRTIQNIKSYNIKAGVALNPATPIETIKHVLEDVDMVLIMTVNPGFGGQSFIESTIPKIKELKSIIDSKNLKVDIQVDGGIKPENVDKVVDAGANIIVAGSAIFNSNNIQETVDLFRKNASK; this is encoded by the coding sequence ATGATCAAATTAGCACCATCAATATTATCAGCAGATTTTGCAAGGTTATTAGAGGATGTAAAAAAAGTAGAAAGTGCAGGGTGTGAGTATTTACATATAGATGTAATGGATGGACATTTTGTTCCAAACATAACACTAGGACCAGGGATTGTAAAATCCTTAAGAAAAGATGTAAATATGGTATTTGATGCTCATTTAATGATAGAAAATCCAGATAACTATATAAAAGAATTTGTAGAAGCAGGATGTGATATTATAGTTGTACATCAGGAAGCTTGTAAACATCTTCATAGAACTATACAAAATATCAAATCTTACAATATTAAAGCTGGTGTAGCATTAAATCCTGCAACACCAATAGAAACTATTAAGCATGTATTAGAAGATGTGGATATGGTTTTAATAATGACTGTTAATCCTGGATTTGGAGGTCAGTCATTTATAGAAAGTACCATTCCTAAAATAAAAGAATTAAAGTCAATTATAGACTCTAAAAACTTAAAGGTAGATATACAGGTTGATGGCGGTATAAAGCCAGAAAATGTGGACAAAGTAGTTGATGCTGGTGCCAATATAATAGTAGCTGGTTCTGCTATATTTAATAGTAATAATATACAAGAAACTGTAGATTTATTTAGGAAAAATGCTTCTAAATAG
- the rsgA gene encoding ribosome small subunit-dependent GTPase A: MLQGKIIKGIGGFYYVDTEMGIYECRARGIFRKQKITPLVGDRVRISVVDEENKKGVVEEIDERDTELIRPPIANVDKALIVFAVKNPKPHLSLLDRFIVLAEKENLDIVIVLTKSDLDDDNTLEKIKSIYELSGYKVIPVSNKTKLNVDKIKDELRGNVVVFAGPSGVGKSSLLNEIDGNFQLQTGEVSDKIKRGKHTTRHAELLKLECGGMVADTPGFSSLTLDDIDENELKEYFIEFENYDDCRFGSKCIHENEPGCGVKEAVEAGEISNERYDSYIQLLNEIRQSKQGKRRY, translated from the coding sequence ATGTTACAAGGAAAGATTATAAAAGGAATAGGGGGATTTTATTACGTAGATACAGAAATGGGGATTTATGAATGTAGAGCTAGAGGCATTTTTAGAAAACAAAAAATAACTCCTCTAGTAGGGGATAGAGTTCGTATAAGTGTGGTAGATGAAGAGAATAAAAAAGGGGTAGTAGAAGAAATTGATGAAAGAGATACTGAGTTAATAAGACCACCAATTGCAAATGTTGATAAAGCACTAATAGTTTTTGCTGTTAAAAATCCTAAGCCACATTTATCTTTATTAGATAGATTTATAGTATTAGCGGAAAAAGAAAATTTAGACATTGTTATAGTATTAACTAAATCAGACTTAGATGATGATAATACTTTAGAAAAAATTAAAAGTATATATGAACTTAGTGGATATAAGGTTATACCTGTAAGCAATAAAACTAAGTTAAATGTAGATAAAATTAAGGATGAACTAAGAGGTAATGTTGTTGTTTTCGCTGGACCATCAGGAGTAGGTAAATCAAGTTTATTAAATGAAATAGATGGAAATTTCCAATTACAAACAGGTGAAGTAAGTGATAAAATAAAAAGAGGTAAGCATACCACTAGACATGCTGAACTTTTAAAATTAGAGTGTGGAGGTATGGTTGCTGATACTCCAGGATTTAGTTCTTTGACTTTAGATGATATAGACGAAAATGAACTTAAAGAATACTTTATTGAATTTGAAAATTATGATGATTGTAGATTTGGTTCTAAATGTATTCATGAGAATGAGCCTGGGTGTGGGGTAAAAGAAGCTGTAGAAGCGGGGGAAATATCAAACGAAAGATATGATAGCTATATACAGCTTTTAAATGAAATAAGACAAAGTAAACAAGGTAAAAGGAGATACTAG